One part of the Bacteroidota bacterium genome encodes these proteins:
- a CDS encoding T9SS type A sorting domain-containing protein, translated as MKRVYTFILAVLFFSNLQLQAQCGITLSSATTTITCNGGTNGAITATAGGGTPYGTNSPGLIISEFLANPQGTDAPYEYVELLATKEINFATTPYTVIFSNNGIANASGWTQGGLVTYAFEISAGKVNVGDVVYVGGSSMNVSGTIVRSIFNDVNNGDGGIGTAQNNVLGNGGANADGIAVFNVGTASLTNSTVPVDAIFFGSSIGSAEVSSTQGYQLPVNDLYSGGKLTSTSFLLPDPQEKELYVATGTYNEKTLQFSSARTWSVTTTSSDKASFVNLINLYDYAWSTGSITNTTTGLSAGTYTVSVTDAVPCAQSFTVNVAQPSVIAVSFTKSNISCNGLSNGLLVATPSGGAGAPYSYLWGNGSTTSTISGLGVGTYSVLVSDKNGCVSNLFTESITQPAALTVSLTSSNNVSCKAGTNGLINITTLGGTLQYSYSWSNAATTEDLTSIGAGTYAVLVTDANACTQTFTTSITEPASALTASASVANVICFGATTGSINLSATGGTAGYAYMWSNSATTEDVSGVAAGSYSVTITDGNACTLVKNYTLTQNTAITASATVSNLTCFGNQNGSITLYSTLGGTPGYTYSWNNGATTANISGAASGNYNVTITDSQGCTSVLNYVITSPSALSATTSVTHVVCNGGVGGVINLGVFGGVVPHTFLWSNGSTTQNINTLSAGVYQVTIKDANNCTLVITDTINQPTAFNFNFIVKDACYADTSGSINLTVSGNTAPYSYSWSTGDTKEDLNKLTGGMYYVAITDINNCVGVDSVNVNELMSPITITDSIANATCNGINNGMIDITVNGGYGNNSFLWSNNSMTEDIDSVTVGMYNVTVTDGEGCTASAQYTIAGDSALTLTLTQTHVVCFADSNGAVLAAANGGVMPYSFMWSNTATTAALANLMAGTYYVTAMDSVGCMAMDTITLNQVAQVASGVSASDSVLCKGEFTTLTASSANGGISYVWFNNQTTNPITVMPTATTNYSVTALDSVGCSASVNITITVNNLPPVVFNVAPDTLCSTSFGALLQGGSPVGGTYSGSFVNSTNDYFNVSAAGLGNHVINYSYTDSNGCSLMVKDTLSVVLCTGIEEETASYFGLYPNPNDGNFSVEVNSTLDNATLTIINNTGATVYTQAIEQNMSTVSLNTLPKGLYMVVITNSGTTSTKRVIIQ; from the coding sequence ATGAAAAGAGTTTACACATTTATCCTTGCTGTATTATTTTTCAGCAACTTACAACTTCAAGCACAATGTGGCATTACGCTATCTTCTGCTACTACCACTATAACATGTAATGGTGGTACTAATGGAGCTATAACAGCTACAGCAGGCGGAGGAACACCATACGGAACTAACAGCCCTGGCTTAATTATTTCTGAATTCTTAGCAAATCCTCAAGGTACAGATGCTCCATACGAGTACGTTGAACTACTTGCAACGAAAGAAATTAATTTTGCTACAACCCCTTACACGGTAATATTTTCTAACAACGGTATAGCAAATGCAAGTGGTTGGACCCAAGGAGGCTTAGTTACGTATGCGTTTGAGATAAGTGCAGGAAAAGTTAATGTTGGCGATGTTGTATATGTTGGAGGCTCTTCAATGAATGTTTCCGGAACAATTGTACGATCTATTTTTAACGATGTAAACAATGGGGATGGAGGAATTGGAACAGCACAAAACAATGTATTAGGAAATGGAGGAGCAAATGCCGATGGAATAGCTGTGTTTAACGTTGGCACTGCATCTCTTACAAATAGCACTGTTCCAGTTGATGCAATATTTTTTGGTTCATCTATTGGAAGTGCAGAAGTATCTTCAACACAAGGATACCAGCTACCTGTAAATGATTTATACAGTGGTGGAAAATTAACAAGCACAAGTTTCCTATTACCGGATCCGCAAGAAAAAGAACTATATGTAGCAACGGGAACCTACAATGAAAAAACACTTCAATTTTCATCTGCCAGAACATGGTCAGTTACCACAACATCTTCAGACAAAGCCAGCTTTGTAAATCTTATAAATTTATACGACTATGCATGGTCAACAGGATCTATCACAAATACTACAACAGGTTTATCAGCGGGAACATACACAGTAAGTGTTACAGATGCCGTACCATGTGCACAATCATTTACCGTAAATGTTGCACAACCTTCAGTAATTGCGGTTTCCTTTACAAAAAGTAATATTAGCTGCAATGGTCTTTCTAACGGCTTGTTAGTTGCTACTCCTTCGGGAGGAGCAGGTGCACCTTATTCTTATTTGTGGGGCAATGGTTCTACCACTTCAACTATATCAGGATTAGGAGTGGGGACCTATTCTGTTCTTGTATCCGACAAAAACGGATGTGTTTCTAATTTATTTACTGAATCAATAACACAACCCGCTGCGTTAACTGTTTCATTAACATCTTCCAACAATGTTTCGTGTAAGGCAGGAACAAACGGGTTAATTAATATTACAACATTAGGAGGAACACTTCAATACAGCTATTCTTGGAGTAATGCAGCCACTACAGAAGATTTAACATCTATTGGTGCAGGAACATACGCAGTATTAGTAACAGACGCAAATGCTTGTACTCAAACATTTACCACCAGCATTACAGAACCGGCATCGGCTTTAACAGCTAGTGCATCGGTAGCAAATGTAATTTGCTTTGGTGCAACTACCGGCAGCATAAACCTTTCTGCTACTGGCGGAACAGCCGGATATGCTTACATGTGGAGCAACAGTGCTACCACAGAAGATGTATCAGGTGTTGCAGCAGGAAGTTACTCTGTTACGATTACAGACGGAAACGCTTGTACGCTGGTAAAAAACTACACACTTACCCAAAACACAGCTATAACAGCTAGTGCAACTGTAAGTAATTTAACATGCTTTGGAAACCAAAATGGATCTATTACTCTATATTCAACTTTAGGCGGAACACCAGGATATACTTACTCTTGGAATAATGGAGCAACTACTGCAAACATTAGTGGAGCAGCTTCCGGCAATTACAATGTTACTATTACTGATTCACAAGGCTGTACATCAGTTCTAAATTATGTAATTACATCTCCTTCTGCATTAAGCGCAACTACATCAGTAACTCATGTAGTTTGTAATGGTGGTGTAGGTGGAGTAATTAACTTAGGTGTTTTTGGAGGAGTTGTTCCACACACATTCCTTTGGAGCAATGGTTCTACCACACAAAATATTAATACACTTAGCGCAGGCGTATATCAGGTTACTATAAAAGACGCAAACAATTGTACGCTTGTTATAACAGACACAATTAATCAACCCACAGCATTCAACTTTAATTTTATTGTTAAAGATGCTTGCTATGCAGACACTTCCGGCTCTATTAATTTAACTGTTTCCGGAAACACAGCACCTTATTCATACTCATGGAGTACAGGCGATACGAAAGAAGACCTAAATAAACTTACAGGAGGAATGTATTATGTAGCTATTACAGACATCAACAACTGTGTAGGCGTGGATTCCGTGAATGTAAATGAACTAATGTCGCCAATAACAATTACCGATTCTATTGCAAATGCTACTTGTAACGGTATAAACAACGGTATGATTGATATTACCGTAAACGGTGGATATGGCAACAATTCATTTTTATGGAGCAACAATAGTATGACCGAAGATATTGATAGTGTAACTGTTGGTATGTACAATGTAACTGTTACAGACGGAGAAGGTTGTACAGCTAGCGCTCAATATACAATTGCAGGAGATTCGGCACTTACGCTTACACTAACTCAAACACATGTTGTTTGTTTTGCAGATAGCAATGGCGCTGTATTAGCTGCAGCAAATGGAGGAGTTATGCCATACTCTTTTATGTGGAGCAACACTGCTACAACAGCAGCACTTGCAAACTTAATGGCAGGAACCTACTACGTAACTGCGATGGATTCTGTTGGCTGTATGGCAATGGATACTATTACACTAAACCAAGTAGCTCAAGTAGCTTCGGGAGTTTCTGCATCCGATTCTGTTTTGTGTAAAGGAGAATTTACAACACTTACAGCCTCTTCTGCTAACGGAGGAATATCTTATGTTTGGTTTAACAATCAAACTACAAATCCAATAACAGTTATGCCTACTGCAACAACCAACTACAGTGTTACTGCTTTAGATTCTGTAGGTTGTTCCGCATCGGTAAATATTACTATCACGGTAAACAATTTACCTCCGGTAGTATTCAATGTAGCTCCTGATACACTTTGCTCAACTTCATTTGGAGCGCTGCTTCAAGGAGGTAGCCCTGTAGGAGGAACTTACTCTGGTTCATTTGTAAACAGCACAAATGATTATTTTAACGTGTCAGCCGCTGGATTAGGAAATCATGTTATAAATTATTCCTATACCGATAGCAATGGATGCTCACTTATGGTAAAAGATACACTAAGTGTTGTATTGTGCACAGGTATTGAAGAAGAAACTGCCAGCTATTTTGGACTATATCCAAATCCTAATGACGGAAATTTCTCCGTTGAGGTAAACTCAACTCTTGACAATGCAACACTTACCATTATCAATAACACAGGTGCAACTGTTTACACACAAGCTATAGAGCAAAATATGAGCACTGTATCCTTAAACACTTTACCTAAAGGATTGTATATGGTAGTTATAACCAATTCAGGAACTACATCTACAAAGCGGGTTATAATTCAATAA
- a CDS encoding amidohydrolase family protein, with translation MLKKIISLLLLISTYFIGTFSTHSLAQQPIPANAQTKSILLVGGTAHIGNGTVLEKSLIGFKNGKLAMVKPFTTDYKNEGYEEIIDVSGKHIYPGIIAPNSTLGLVEIESVRATRDFSDAILYAPNIRAQIAYNTNSKITPTVRANGVLIAQVAPRSGYLSGTSCIMELDGWNWEDATLKADDGIHLNWPAFQKNTGWWAEPGTLEKNTLYTKQTTEIISFLENAKAYCAATEHPEKDLKSESLARIFNGTQSLFLHANGTREITDAILQLKKLNIPKIVLIGGKDISLSIDILKQHNIPVIVNRLHDLPEKTEDDINTLYKLPALLKQHGILFCLNNEGDMDAMNLRNLPFLAGTAAAYGLSKEEALSTITSNAAKILGIDTLIGSLEIGKHATLFVSEGDALDMRTNNVTHAYIQGKKIDLNTEQKQLYKIYSEKFK, from the coding sequence ATGCTAAAAAAAATCATATCTCTTTTGCTGCTAATTAGCACCTACTTTATAGGTACATTCAGCACTCATTCTTTGGCACAACAACCTATTCCGGCAAATGCACAAACAAAAAGTATTTTACTAGTTGGCGGCACAGCCCATATTGGCAACGGAACGGTACTAGAAAAATCTTTGATTGGATTTAAAAATGGGAAACTAGCAATGGTAAAGCCATTCACGACCGATTATAAAAATGAGGGGTACGAAGAAATTATTGATGTATCCGGGAAACATATTTATCCGGGGATTATTGCACCTAACTCTACCTTGGGTTTGGTTGAAATAGAATCGGTAAGAGCAACAAGAGATTTTTCGGATGCTATTTTATATGCACCCAATATTCGTGCACAAATTGCATACAACACCAATTCAAAAATAACACCAACCGTAAGAGCCAATGGGGTTTTAATTGCTCAGGTTGCACCACGCTCCGGTTATTTATCGGGCACATCTTGCATCATGGAACTAGACGGATGGAACTGGGAAGACGCTACATTAAAAGCTGATGACGGTATTCATTTAAACTGGCCAGCTTTTCAAAAAAACACCGGTTGGTGGGCAGAACCGGGCACACTAGAAAAAAACACGCTCTACACAAAGCAAACAACAGAAATAATTTCTTTTCTTGAGAACGCAAAAGCATATTGTGCTGCAACAGAACATCCTGAAAAAGATTTAAAATCCGAATCGTTAGCTAGAATTTTTAATGGCACACAATCGCTGTTTCTGCATGCAAATGGCACTAGGGAAATTACAGATGCTATTCTACAACTAAAAAAGTTAAACATCCCTAAAATTGTACTTATTGGAGGGAAAGACATTTCTCTTTCCATAGATATTCTAAAACAACACAACATTCCTGTAATTGTAAATAGGCTTCACGATTTGCCCGAAAAAACGGAAGATGATATAAACACGCTATACAAACTACCTGCATTATTAAAGCAACATGGAATTTTATTTTGCTTAAACAACGAAGGAGACATGGATGCAATGAATTTGCGGAACCTCCCGTTTCTAGCAGGAACTGCTGCCGCTTATGGACTTAGCAAAGAAGAGGCATTAAGTACTATTACTTCTAACGCGGCAAAAATATTAGGTATTGATACTTTAATTGGCTCACTAGAAATTGGGAAACACGCTACTCTCTTTGTTTCTGAAGGAGATGCATTGGATATGCGCACAAACAATGTTACACACGCATACATACAAGGAAAAAAAATAGATTTGAATACCGAACAAAAACAGTTATATAAAATCTATTCAGAAAAATTTAAATAG
- a CDS encoding glucosaminidase domain-containing protein, giving the protein MQPISLRGLFLIPLFLSAFFLFSTNQTNEDAEQYIKNYKNDAIKEMKAHGIPASIILAQGLLESSYGKSKLAVNANNHFGIKCHNYWTGEKFIQDDDAEDECFRKYKTVLESYSDHTAFLKTRQRYAFLFELKTTDYKGWAKGLSKAGYATDPKYSDKLINIIENYKLYQLDSNSKHKPTSNSNLTPTHEVKRNNRVKYITIKKGDTFYSIGKEFDISLTELYSYNDCDSTYILSEGEKIYLGVKRRKSKIPFHVVKDGESLHRISQEYAVTIKAICKKNKLPKNKIFVVGEKIWLRKQK; this is encoded by the coding sequence ATGCAACCCATTTCCCTAAGAGGTTTATTTTTAATCCCACTATTCTTATCTGCATTTTTTTTATTCTCTACAAACCAAACCAATGAAGATGCAGAGCAATATATAAAAAATTACAAAAATGATGCCATAAAAGAAATGAAAGCGCATGGCATTCCTGCTAGTATTATATTAGCACAAGGATTACTAGAATCAAGTTATGGCAAAAGTAAGCTTGCGGTAAATGCCAATAACCACTTTGGAATAAAATGCCATAACTACTGGACAGGAGAAAAATTTATTCAAGACGATGATGCAGAAGACGAGTGCTTTAGAAAATATAAAACCGTTTTAGAATCGTACTCAGACCACACCGCTTTTTTAAAAACAAGACAGCGATACGCATTTCTATTTGAACTTAAAACTACCGATTACAAAGGCTGGGCAAAAGGCTTGAGCAAAGCCGGATACGCCACCGACCCAAAATACAGCGATAAACTTATTAACATTATTGAGAATTACAAACTGTATCAACTGGATAGCAACAGCAAACACAAGCCTACTTCAAATTCAAACCTAACACCAACGCATGAAGTAAAACGAAATAATCGAGTAAAATACATTACCATAAAAAAAGGCGACACCTTTTATTCTATCGGAAAAGAATTTGATATAAGCCTCACTGAATTATACTCTTACAACGATTGCGATTCTACCTATATATTATCAGAGGGAGAAAAAATTTATTTAGGGGTAAAAAGAAGAAAAAGCAAAATCCCGTTTCATGTTGTAAAAGATGGGGAATCACTACACCGCATTTCGCAAGAATACGCTGTTACTATAAAAGCTATTTGCAAAAAAAACAAACTGCCGAAAAATAAAATATTTGTAGTGGGAGAAAAAATTTGGCTTAGGAAACAAAAATAA
- a CDS encoding pyridoxal-phosphate dependent enzyme, with the protein MVRNINSPFLVEKEIKLSVLLTEKPDTPGGNKHYKLKYNIEKMFAEGLATLLTFGGAFSNHILATAIAGKKEGFKTIGIIRGEELNPDSNSILKDAHNNGMQLHFVSREEYRKKDTPEFISQLIKEFGNFYSLPEGGSNTLAVKGCEEILLESHQEYNYITCAVGTGATLAGIINASNNKQKVIGISVLQQSGWLEKQVESFLMPPNRINWELNNDYTFGKYGNANTQLIDFYFYFKQEFGIELDLVYSAKMMFGIFDMIKKNKIEPGSSILAIHTGGTHGNKELIKKYR; encoded by the coding sequence ATGGTTAGAAATATAAACTCTCCTTTCCTAGTTGAAAAAGAAATTAAACTATCTGTTCTGCTAACAGAAAAACCAGACACTCCAGGAGGCAACAAGCACTATAAATTAAAATATAACATTGAAAAAATGTTCGCTGAAGGACTAGCTACACTGCTTACTTTTGGAGGTGCCTTTTCTAATCACATTTTAGCTACTGCAATTGCAGGGAAAAAGGAAGGCTTCAAAACCATTGGCATTATTAGAGGCGAAGAATTAAATCCCGACTCGAATAGTATTTTGAAAGATGCACACAACAATGGAATGCAATTGCACTTTGTATCAAGGGAAGAGTATAGAAAAAAAGACACTCCGGAATTTATTTCGCAGCTAATAAAAGAATTCGGAAATTTTTATTCATTGCCCGAAGGTGGCTCAAACACACTTGCTGTAAAAGGATGTGAGGAAATTTTACTTGAATCTCATCAAGAGTATAATTATATAACATGCGCTGTTGGAACAGGAGCAACGCTTGCAGGAATAATAAATGCGAGCAATAACAAACAAAAGGTAATTGGAATTAGTGTATTGCAGCAATCCGGATGGCTTGAAAAACAAGTTGAGAGTTTCCTTATGCCCCCAAACCGAATTAACTGGGAACTAAACAACGATTATACTTTTGGAAAGTATGGAAATGCAAATACCCAACTAATTGATTTTTATTTTTATTTTAAACAAGAATTCGGCATCGAATTAGATTTGGTGTATTCAGCAAAAATGATGTTTGGTATTTTTGATATGATTAAGAAAAACAAAATTGAACCGGGAAGTTCCATTCTCGCAATACACACAGGAGGAACGCACGGCAACAAAGAGTTGATTAAAAAATATAGATAG